From a single Cytophagales bacterium WSM2-2 genomic region:
- a CDS encoding peptidase M23: MKPKKTLSERLTAPYQLVVRSEENLAERTTVSFTYAKLLVILSALFLFIFVGSLFLSKTLLAKWFDPKYELAAQKKQLVELAKRLDSLAIEEDRKEKFIQNFQRVLRGDTSSGFVDPAQVLKASTSLAKSVGNMKLAPSDSQFRKEFEQSQFSFVSLNSKYRELQNIFFFTPITGFISDKYDSKKGHYGVDIVAKTNESVKCVADGTVVMSSWTQDAGYVIAVQHQGSLVSVYKHNATLLKKVGSFVNAGDIISIVGNSGEMTDGPHLHFEMWYNGNSLNPEEFVTF, from the coding sequence TTGAAGCCTAAGAAAACCTTGTCTGAGCGTCTGACCGCTCCTTATCAGTTGGTGGTGCGCAGCGAAGAGAACCTGGCGGAAAGAACTACGGTGTCTTTCACCTACGCCAAGTTATTGGTGATCTTGTCTGCACTGTTCTTATTTATCTTCGTTGGAAGTCTTTTTTTATCGAAGACCTTACTGGCAAAATGGTTCGACCCAAAGTACGAACTGGCGGCCCAGAAAAAACAACTGGTTGAGCTGGCCAAGCGGCTTGATTCCCTGGCTATCGAAGAAGACAGGAAAGAAAAATTCATTCAAAATTTTCAACGTGTTCTTCGTGGAGATACCTCCAGCGGATTTGTCGATCCGGCCCAGGTACTAAAAGCATCCACCAGCCTCGCTAAATCGGTTGGAAATATGAAACTGGCGCCTTCCGACTCACAGTTCAGAAAAGAATTCGAGCAATCGCAATTCTCTTTCGTATCGCTCAACAGCAAATACCGCGAACTCCAAAACATTTTCTTCTTCACTCCAATCACAGGTTTTATAAGTGACAAGTACGACAGCAAAAAAGGTCACTATGGAGTAGACATTGTTGCCAAAACGAACGAGTCAGTCAAGTGCGTTGCGGATGGAACCGTGGTCATGTCTAGTTGGACACAGGATGCAGGATATGTTATTGCAGTGCAGCACCAGGGGAGCCTCGTGAGCGTATACAAGCACAATGCCACACTTCTGAAAAAAGTTGGTAGCTTTGTGAATGCAGGAGACATCATTTCCATCGTTGGCAACAGCGGGGAAATGACCGACGGGCCACACTTGCATTTTGAAATGTGGTACAACGGGAACTCCCTGAACCCGGAAGAGTTTGTAACTTTTTAA
- the porP_1 gene encoding membrane protein, which translates to MIEKSALIKLVLLIVTFCHMTCSFAQQDPAYAQYPNNPFVINPAYTGFNNRLNANAQYRSQWSGVDGHPETFNFNAHISVAENKAGIGAIVVQDKVGENTTSEISATGAYKLKLGGDKLFSFGMQFGMMQFKNNNSGLNLQAGDPYFAGYNVSHFNTGAGAMLKTDRYIVGLSVPRLMPVSVDQGKGQSILVYDRTYYLYGSYMIFLNERVRLRPAALLHTSDKFKGAVDLTANLQIEEFYSAGIFTRNFNTYGLLMQLVVKHYRFGYAIEIPGSKTAIPFTTHEFMIGISISALKFHEQSYSVF; encoded by the coding sequence ATGATTGAAAAATCTGCCCTGATAAAATTGGTTCTACTCATCGTCACTTTCTGCCATATGACTTGTTCCTTCGCACAGCAAGATCCGGCTTACGCACAGTATCCCAACAATCCATTTGTAATCAATCCTGCTTACACGGGTTTTAACAACCGGTTAAATGCGAATGCACAATATCGCTCCCAATGGAGCGGAGTGGATGGTCATCCGGAAACATTCAATTTTAATGCACATATCTCGGTCGCTGAAAATAAGGCGGGTATCGGGGCGATCGTTGTACAAGACAAAGTAGGTGAAAACACCACGTCAGAAATCTCGGCAACAGGAGCGTATAAACTTAAGCTGGGCGGAGATAAACTATTCTCATTTGGGATGCAGTTCGGAATGATGCAATTCAAGAACAATAATTCCGGTCTCAATCTTCAGGCTGGTGACCCTTATTTTGCCGGCTATAATGTCTCCCATTTCAATACCGGGGCAGGCGCCATGCTGAAAACAGACCGATATATTGTCGGCTTATCTGTTCCCAGGTTAATGCCTGTCTCCGTAGACCAGGGAAAAGGGCAAAGCATTTTGGTCTACGATCGCACCTATTATTTGTATGGCTCCTATATGATTTTTCTCAACGAACGCGTTCGTTTGCGGCCCGCGGCTTTACTTCACACTTCTGATAAATTCAAAGGCGCTGTTGATCTCACGGCTAATTTGCAAATAGAAGAATTCTATAGTGCCGGTATTTTCACCCGGAATTTCAATACTTATGGACTGTTGATGCAATTAGTGGTGAAGCACTATCGCTTTGGTTATGCCATCGAAATACCCGGATCAAAAACGGCCATCCCCTTTACCACGCATGAATTCATGATTGGAATTTCAATAAGCGCCCTCAAATTCCACGAACAATCTTATTCGGTCTTTTAG
- the mrcA gene encoding penicillin-binding protein 1A yields the protein MKLPWIPKATKYLWIAFLVFAIGMPFYIFTVNIDLFGLYGGMPSIHDVENPENDLSSEVISADGVSLGSYYRYNRSQVHYSELSPELINTLKISEDHRFENHSGLDLLAFFRVIKGVITFSSAGGGSTLTQQLAKNLYTQNSDRNLDGPLARLGRLPRRVIQKTKEWIISIDLERNFTKEEILAMYLNTSDFSSNAFGIKVAAKTYFNKNPDSLNLQESAVLVGMLQAPSFYNPKRNPNNALKKRNEVLYKIFKHGYKIKTQKQFDSIKALPIDLTFRVPNQNQGLATYFRTVLGNYLLNYCNSKGIDLYNSGLKIYTTIDSRLQRYAEEAMTESMRPLQDEFFAEWKKRGRNPWVDEDGHEIKDFLARRIKQTEAYRVYAEKYGENSDSLRIMLKLKKPMTIYTTKGERDTLFSSYDSLNYYKRFLQTGLMAMDPISGHIKAWVGGVDHKYFKFDHVRQGKRQPGSTFKAFVYGLAMEEGYSPAFTRRDISPQFKIPGQPPWYPANGDGPPKGTGKTMTIRQAMARSVNSITAQMMQMLGEENVVEFAHRCGIESKLDAVPSLCLGTSDVSLYELVGAYSTFVNGGINTKPFFITRIEDKNGNVIENFVPKTKEAINEQTAFKMVYMLRGGVEEQGGTSTGLPLKLREGNEIGGKTGTTNDASDGWYMGVTHDLVTGIWVGGDERAVHFPSWDFGQGARTARPIWAKFMMKVYDDPSTGITKGQFKRPSSGLDISIDAGKQQPDSVRVDEPFDIRN from the coding sequence ATGAAGCTGCCGTGGATTCCCAAGGCCACCAAGTATTTGTGGATTGCGTTTTTGGTTTTTGCCATTGGAATGCCCTTCTATATTTTCACAGTAAACATTGACCTCTTTGGGCTATACGGTGGTATGCCCAGTATTCATGATGTAGAGAATCCTGAAAACGACTTATCGTCAGAAGTGATTTCTGCCGATGGTGTTTCCCTCGGTTCTTACTATCGCTATAACCGGAGTCAGGTTCATTACAGTGAACTCTCACCTGAATTGATTAACACACTGAAAATTTCTGAGGATCATCGTTTCGAAAATCATTCCGGTCTTGATTTGCTTGCTTTTTTCCGTGTGATCAAAGGAGTTATCACATTCAGCAGTGCAGGTGGCGGCAGTACGCTTACCCAACAGTTGGCCAAGAACCTTTATACACAAAATTCCGACAGGAATCTGGATGGACCGTTGGCCAGGCTTGGAAGACTGCCGAGACGGGTCATACAGAAAACAAAAGAATGGATCATTTCCATTGACCTGGAAAGAAATTTCACTAAAGAGGAAATTCTGGCGATGTACCTGAACACCTCTGACTTTAGCAGTAATGCTTTTGGAATAAAAGTAGCTGCTAAGACCTATTTTAATAAGAATCCCGATAGTCTAAACTTGCAGGAATCTGCCGTTTTGGTGGGTATGCTTCAGGCTCCTTCGTTCTACAACCCCAAACGGAATCCCAACAACGCTTTGAAGAAGAGAAATGAAGTTCTCTATAAAATCTTTAAGCATGGGTACAAAATCAAAACTCAAAAGCAGTTTGACTCGATCAAAGCACTGCCGATTGATTTGACTTTTCGCGTGCCTAACCAAAATCAGGGATTGGCAACTTACTTCCGCACAGTGTTGGGAAATTACTTACTCAACTATTGCAACAGCAAAGGCATCGATCTGTACAACTCAGGATTAAAAATATATACAACCATCGACAGCAGGCTGCAACGTTATGCCGAAGAGGCGATGACCGAAAGTATGCGTCCCCTGCAAGATGAATTTTTTGCAGAATGGAAAAAACGCGGTCGTAATCCGTGGGTAGATGAAGACGGCCACGAAATCAAGGATTTTCTGGCGAGGCGAATCAAACAAACGGAGGCTTATCGTGTGTATGCCGAGAAGTATGGCGAGAACTCCGATTCTTTGCGAATCATGCTCAAGCTGAAGAAGCCAATGACTATTTATACAACCAAAGGAGAACGCGATACATTGTTCAGCAGCTATGACTCACTCAATTATTATAAACGGTTTTTGCAAACGGGATTAATGGCCATGGATCCAATCAGCGGGCATATCAAAGCGTGGGTTGGAGGGGTGGATCACAAATATTTCAAGTTCGATCACGTGAGACAAGGCAAGCGTCAGCCGGGATCAACATTTAAAGCATTTGTGTATGGATTGGCAATGGAAGAGGGTTACTCTCCTGCTTTTACAAGGCGTGATATTTCGCCACAGTTTAAAATTCCCGGACAACCACCGTGGTACCCGGCCAATGGTGATGGCCCTCCCAAAGGAACAGGCAAGACCATGACGATACGCCAGGCTATGGCTCGCTCCGTCAATTCAATTACAGCCCAGATGATGCAAATGCTGGGCGAAGAAAATGTTGTTGAATTTGCGCATCGCTGTGGAATCGAAAGTAAACTGGACGCGGTGCCTTCGCTCTGCCTGGGTACAAGTGACGTTTCTCTCTATGAACTGGTGGGCGCCTACAGCACTTTCGTGAATGGAGGTATTAACACCAAGCCCTTTTTCATCACTCGTATCGAAGATAAAAACGGAAATGTGATTGAAAATTTTGTGCCAAAAACCAAAGAAGCAATCAACGAACAGACAGCTTTTAAGATGGTATATATGTTGAGAGGTGGAGTGGAAGAGCAAGGCGGAACGTCAACAGGTCTTCCGTTGAAACTTCGTGAAGGCAATGAGATCGGTGGAAAAACCGGAACAACTAATGATGCATCTGACGGTTGGTATATGGGTGTAACTCATGATCTGGTAACGGGAATTTGGGTTGGCGGTGATGAGCGTGCAGTTCATTTTCCATCGTGGGATTTTGGCCAGGGAGCTCGCACAGCACGTCCAATCTGGGCGAAGTTTATGATGAAAGTCTATGATGATCCGTCCACAGGTATTACCAAGGGGCAGTTCAAGCGACCTTCTTCGGGTCTGGATATTTCAATTGATGCGGGCAAGCAGCAGCCTGACTCGGTTCGTGTTGATGAGCCGTTTGATATCAGAAACTAG
- the tag gene encoding DNA-3-methyladenine glycosylase I, with product MKEKIRCPWCLAFEQYIKYHDEEWGVPVHDDRTHFEFLILEGAQAGLSWSTILKKREGYRKNFAEFDPEKVARFTQKRIDKILTDPGIIRNKLKVHAAVNNAKRFLEIQKEFGSFDKYIWSFVGGESIVNKWKTLGHAPATTKESDALSKDLIKRGFKFVGSTVIYAHMQACGLVNDHMATCFRYKEVGKL from the coding sequence ATGAAAGAGAAGATTCGATGCCCGTGGTGCCTGGCATTTGAGCAGTACATCAAATATCATGATGAAGAATGGGGAGTTCCCGTGCATGATGACAGAACGCATTTTGAGTTTTTGATTCTCGAGGGAGCGCAGGCGGGATTAAGCTGGAGTACAATTTTGAAGAAGAGAGAAGGCTACCGTAAAAATTTCGCGGAATTTGATCCGGAAAAAGTAGCTCGCTTTACGCAGAAACGAATCGACAAAATACTGACTGACCCGGGTATCATACGGAACAAGCTTAAAGTTCATGCGGCAGTGAATAATGCAAAACGTTTCCTGGAAATTCAAAAGGAGTTTGGAAGTTTTGACAAATACATCTGGAGTTTCGTAGGAGGGGAATCCATTGTGAACAAATGGAAAACACTAGGACATGCTCCGGCTACAACTAAAGAATCAGATGCGCTCAGCAAAGATTTAATCAAACGTGGTTTTAAGTTTGTCGGGAGTACAGTGATCTATGCACACATGCAGGCCTGCGGCCTGGTAAACGACCATATGGCTACTTGCTTCCGCTACAAAGAAGTGGGCAAATTATAG
- a CDS encoding N-acetyltransferase GCN5, whose product MIVREATSKDIPSLLDFQLKMALETENITLEISSLTLGVNKLFKDPTKGRYYVAENEDEVVGCLMTTFEWSDWRNGTVVWIQSVYVAKDHRGKGVYKQLYNHVRQIVKDDPDFRGIRLYVDKSNKPAMEVYSALGMNGEHYQVFEWMKA is encoded by the coding sequence ATGATCGTTCGCGAAGCAACCTCCAAGGACATCCCCAGCCTCCTGGATTTCCAGTTGAAAATGGCATTGGAAACTGAAAACATAACTCTGGAGATAAGCTCACTGACTTTGGGAGTCAATAAATTATTCAAAGATCCCACCAAGGGTAGATATTATGTGGCAGAGAATGAGGATGAAGTAGTTGGTTGTTTAATGACTACGTTTGAATGGAGCGACTGGCGCAACGGAACTGTAGTTTGGATCCAGTCAGTTTATGTCGCAAAAGACCACCGCGGGAAAGGCGTTTATAAGCAACTATACAACCACGTCCGACAAATCGTCAAAGACGATCCTGATTTTCGCGGTATTCGATTATATGTTGATAAAAGCAATAAGCCTGCAATGGAAGTCTACTCAGCTTTGGGAATGAATGGCGAGCACTACCAGGTTTTTGAATGGATGAAGGCGTGA